In Musa acuminata AAA Group cultivar baxijiao chromosome BXJ2-10, Cavendish_Baxijiao_AAA, whole genome shotgun sequence, a genomic segment contains:
- the LOC135624932 gene encoding amino acid permease 4-like, with amino-acid sequence MQKMGENGAAKYNQRPTFTPMEVSVELSHGNQLQGLGKCYDDDGRLKRSGTFWTASAHIVTAVIGSGVLSLAWAIAQLGWVAGPVVMLLFSFVTYYTSTLLADCYRSGDPDTGKRNYNYMDAVHAYLGGLKVKLCGCIQYANLFGVAVGYTIAASISMMAIRRSNCFHEKGHKNPCHTSSNPYMIMFGVVEIFLSQIPDFDQIWWLSIVAAVMSFTYSSIGLALGIVQAIDNKGFKGSLTGISIGVISPTQKIWRSLQAFGDIAFAYSFSLVLIEIQDTIKSPPPSEAKVMKKASLLSIIVTTLFYMLCGCMGYAAFGDKAPGNLLTGFGFYNPYWLLDIANAAIVVHLVGAYQVFSQPLFAFIEKWALKTWPDATFIAKEIAVPLTPTKRYKLSLFRLVWRSAFVVLTTVISMLLPFFNDVVGLLGALGFWPLTVYFPVEMYIVKKRIPRWSTRWVCLQMLSSACLVITVAAVIGSVAGIVTDLKVYRPFKTSY; translated from the exons ATGGGCGAGAACGGCGCCGCTAAGTACAACCAACGACCAACTTTTACTCCCATGGAGGTCTCGGTTGAGCTCAGCCATGGGAATCAGCTCCAGGGACTCGGCAAGTGCTACGACGACGATGGACGGCTTAAGAGGAGTG GGACCTTTTGGACGGCGAGCGCGCACATCGTCACGGCGGTGATCGGGTCCGGCGTGCTGTCGCTGGCCTGGGCCATCGCGCAGCTCGGCTGGGTCGCCGGCCCCGTGGTCATGCTCCTTTTCTCCTTCGTCACGTACTACACCTCGACTCTCCTTGCCGACTGCTACCGCTCCGGCGACCCGGACACCGGGAAGCGCAACTACAACTACATGGACGCGGTCCATGCCTACCTCG GTGGGCTAAAGGTCAAGCTCTGCGGATGCATCCAGTACGCCAACCTCTTCGGCGTCGCTGTTGGCTACACCATCGCTGCTTCCATCAGCATGAT GGCGATCAGGAGGTCTAATTGCTTCCACGAGAAGGGGCACAAGAACCCATGCCATACCTCCAGCAATCCTTACATGATCATGTTCGGTGTCGTGGAGATCTTCTTGTCGCAGATCCCCGACTTCGATCAGATATGGTGGCTCTCCATCGTCGCCGCGGTCATGTCCTTCACGTACTCGTCCATTGGCCTCGCCCTCGGCATCGTCCAAGCGATCG ACAACAAAGGTTTCAAAGGTAGCCTCACCGGAATCAGCATTGGCGTCATCTCCCCAACACAAAAGATTTGGCGCAGCCTCCAAGCTTTCGGCGACATTGCCTTCGCCTACTCCTTCTCCCTCGTCCTCATAGAGATCCAG GACACCATCAAATCCCCACCGCCGTCCGAGGCGAAGGTGATGAAGAAGGCTTCGCTGCTGAGCATCATCGTCACTACCCTTTTCTACATGCTCTGCGGCTGCATGGGCTACGCCGCGTTCGGGGACAAAGCGCCCGGCAACCTCCTCACCGGCTTCGGCTTCTACAACCCCTACTGGCTCCTCGACATCGCCAACGCCGCCATCGTCGTCCACCTCGTCGGCGCCTACCAGGTCTTCTCCCAGCCGCTCTTCGCCTTCATCGAGAAGTGGGCCCTCAAGACGTGGCCGGACGCCACCTTCATCGCCAAGGAGATCGCCGTACCCCTCACCCCGACCAAGCGCTACAAACTCAGCCTCTTCCGCCTGGTGTGGCGCTCCGCCTTCGTGGTGCTGACCACCGTGATATCCATGCTGCTACCCTTTTTCAACGACGTGGTCGGCCTGCTCGGCGCGCTCGGCTTCTGGCCATTAACAGTCTACTTCCCGGTGGAGATGTACATCGTCAAGAAAAGGATCCCCAGGTGGAGCACGAGGTGGGTGTGCCTGCAGATGCTAAGCTCAGCTTGTCTCGTGATCACCGTAGCAGCTGTCATCGGATCCGTCGCCGGAATCGTCACCGACCTCAAGGTCTACCGGCCCTTCAAGACCAGTTACTGA
- the LOC103969763 gene encoding uncharacterized protein LOC103969763: MPPDDGRARNACIWFVSCFFFLILLVGGSLLVIYIVLPESQDTFWFPIAGFVLVGIPWLFWITTCIYRSVMAPKYDIERPPVRAAAVAPAAAGAAAASDSPVNSPSGGGGVADATPGAEPRGRDVDGDARDDSSLNSHESEEPLASSMS; encoded by the coding sequence ATGCCGCCCGACGATGGAAGAGCCCGTAACGCCTGCATATGGTTCGTCTCCTGTTTCTTCTTCCTCATCCTTCTCGTCGGGGGGTCGCTCCTCGTGATCTACATCGTCCTGCCGGAATCACAAGACACGTTCTGGTTCCCCATCGCCGGCTTCGTCCTCGTCGGCATCCCTTGGCTCTTCTGGATCACCACCTGCATCTACCGATCCGTCATGGCTCCCAAGTACGACATCGAGAGGCCGCCCGTGAGGGCTGCCGCCGTCGCCCCGGCCGCTGCTGGTGCGGCCGCAGCCAGTGATTCGCCTGTCAATTCTCCCAGCGGCGGAGGCGGCGTCGCCGATGCTACGCCAGGCGCGGAGCCAAGGGGACGAGACGTAGATGGCGACGCGCGCGATGACTCCTCTCTCAATTCCCACGAGAGCGAGGAGCCGCTGGCTTCCTCCATGTCTTGA
- the LOC135624287 gene encoding probable magnesium transporter NIPA4 isoform X2 has product MALGGSWVAADYRGMSADNVKGLVLALSSSAFIGASFIIKKMGLKKAGASGVRAGVGGYSYLYEPLWWAGMITMILGEVANFAAYAFAPAILVTPLGAVSIIISAALAHIILRESLHIFGVLGCVLCVVGSTTIVLHAPQEREIDSVKEVWDLATEPAFLCYATIVIAAILVLTFFYIPQYGQTHVMFYVGVCSLVGSLSVMGAKALGIALKLTFSGINQLIYPQTWAFTIAVLICVVTQMNYLNKALDTFNTAVVSPVYYVMFTSLTILASVIMFKDWDRQDPTQIVTELCGFVIIISGTFLLHKTKDMADGGTLCLALRLPKHADENGFTYEGIPLKCHESSRSP; this is encoded by the exons ATGGCGCTTGGGGGGAGCTGGGTGGCGGCGGATTACAGGGGCATGTCCGCCGACAACGTCAAGGGCCTGGTGCTCGCGCTTTCCTCGAGCGCCTTTATCGGCGccagtttcatcataaaaaagatgGGTCTTAAGAAGGCTGGCGCGTCCGGTGTTAGAGCAG GAGTTGGAGGCTATTCTTACCTCTACGAGCCACTATGGTGGGCAGGCATGATAACAA TGATTCTTGGGGAAGTTGCCAATTTTGCTGCTTATGCATTTGCTCCAGCTATTCTCGTAACTCCTCTTGGTGCAGTAAGCATAATAATCAG CGCCGCACTTGCACATATTATACTACGGGAAAGTCTACATATTTTTGGTGTTCTTGGCTGTGTTCTTTGTGTTGTGGGTTCAACAACAATTGTTCTCCATGCTCCACAAGAGAGGGAGATTGATTCCGTGAAGGAAGTATGGGATCTTGCTACTGAACCAG CTTTTCTCTGCTATGCAACTATTGTGATTGCAGCTATTTTGGTGCTCACATTCTTCTATATCCCTCAGTATGGACAGACACATGTAATGTTCTATGTTGGTGTCTGTTCCCTAGTTGGCTCTCTATCG GTCATGGGTGCCAAAGCTCTTGGGATTGCTCTGAAATTGACATTTTCAGGAATAAATCAATTGATATATCCACAAACTTGGGCTTTTACCATTGCCGTGCTTATTTGTGTGGTTACACAAATGAACTATCTAAATAAG GCACTTGATACGTTTAATACTGCAGTTGTTTCGCCAGTTTACTACGTAATGTTTACATCACTTACCATTTTGGCCAGCGTGATCATGTTCAAG GATTGGGATCGGCAAGATCCCACGCAGATTGTCACGGAGTTGTGTGGTTTCGTGATAATTATTTCTGGAACATTTCTGCTTCACAAGACAAAAGACATGGCTGATGGTGGTACGTTGT GTCTTGCACTGCGACTACCTAAGCATGCCGACGAGAATGGATTCACGTACGAAGGAATTCCTCTCAAGTGTCATGAATCATCGAGGTCACCTTGA
- the LOC135624287 gene encoding probable magnesium transporter NIPA3 isoform X1, which yields MALGGSWVAADYRGMSADNVKGLVLALSSSAFIGASFIIKKMGLKKAGASGVRAGVGGYSYLYEPLWWAGMITMILGEVANFAAYAFAPAILVTPLGAVSIIISAALAHIILRESLHIFGVLGCVLCVVGSTTIVLHAPQEREIDSVKEVWDLATEPAFLCYATIVIAAILVLTFFYIPQYGQTHVMFYVGVCSLVGSLSVMGAKALGIALKLTFSGINQLIYPQTWAFTIAVLICVVTQMNYLNKALDTFNTAVVSPVYYVMFTSLTILASVIMFKDWDRQDPTQIVTELCGFVIIISGTFLLHKTKDMADGGLALRLPKHADENGFTYEGIPLKCHESSRSP from the exons ATGGCGCTTGGGGGGAGCTGGGTGGCGGCGGATTACAGGGGCATGTCCGCCGACAACGTCAAGGGCCTGGTGCTCGCGCTTTCCTCGAGCGCCTTTATCGGCGccagtttcatcataaaaaagatgGGTCTTAAGAAGGCTGGCGCGTCCGGTGTTAGAGCAG GAGTTGGAGGCTATTCTTACCTCTACGAGCCACTATGGTGGGCAGGCATGATAACAA TGATTCTTGGGGAAGTTGCCAATTTTGCTGCTTATGCATTTGCTCCAGCTATTCTCGTAACTCCTCTTGGTGCAGTAAGCATAATAATCAG CGCCGCACTTGCACATATTATACTACGGGAAAGTCTACATATTTTTGGTGTTCTTGGCTGTGTTCTTTGTGTTGTGGGTTCAACAACAATTGTTCTCCATGCTCCACAAGAGAGGGAGATTGATTCCGTGAAGGAAGTATGGGATCTTGCTACTGAACCAG CTTTTCTCTGCTATGCAACTATTGTGATTGCAGCTATTTTGGTGCTCACATTCTTCTATATCCCTCAGTATGGACAGACACATGTAATGTTCTATGTTGGTGTCTGTTCCCTAGTTGGCTCTCTATCG GTCATGGGTGCCAAAGCTCTTGGGATTGCTCTGAAATTGACATTTTCAGGAATAAATCAATTGATATATCCACAAACTTGGGCTTTTACCATTGCCGTGCTTATTTGTGTGGTTACACAAATGAACTATCTAAATAAG GCACTTGATACGTTTAATACTGCAGTTGTTTCGCCAGTTTACTACGTAATGTTTACATCACTTACCATTTTGGCCAGCGTGATCATGTTCAAG GATTGGGATCGGCAAGATCCCACGCAGATTGTCACGGAGTTGTGTGGTTTCGTGATAATTATTTCTGGAACATTTCTGCTTCACAAGACAAAAGACATGGCTGATGGTG GTCTTGCACTGCGACTACCTAAGCATGCCGACGAGAATGGATTCACGTACGAAGGAATTCCTCTCAAGTGTCATGAATCATCGAGGTCACCTTGA
- the LOC103968400 gene encoding uncharacterized protein LOC103968400 isoform X1: MITHRQLRRREIPTGNRFSLAKPVPRGRDDHDSYLGDMEHASPAERTTGKLGGTPSQPLWKTMESPMARSADSSPMHKHHNGKQVVPNPGAREIARYRQDMLDMVREMPESAYELTLRDMVETPKIAQTVQETIEKRREEAKDKAEKVKDQSKEKRRLLRKESMETGVFLRMFVPISLGGGRRKSSGGSNTCAKVSPRPVLAEAEKGGIERMKGELWKKNDSNGKGSRSRKMNGCYDFFLTNKSRSM, translated from the exons ATGATCACTCACCGACAACTACGACGACGAGAAATCCCCACCGGCAACCGGTTCAGTCTTGCGAAGCCAGTTCCAAGAGGTAGAGATGATCACGATAGCTACCTAGGTGATATGGAGCACGCTTCGCCGGCAGAAAGAACCACCGGCAAGCTTGGTGGTACTCCTTCACAGCCATTGTGGAAGACCATGGAGTCTCCGATGGCTCGATCGGCTGACAGCTCTCCGATGCACAAGCACCACAACGGTAAGCAAGTAGTTCCGAATCCAGGAGCTCGGGAGATTGCCAGGTACAGGCAGGACATGTTGGATATGGTGAGGGAGATGCCGGAGTCTGCTTATGAACTCACGCTGAGGGATATGGTGGAGACTCCGAAGATAGCCCAGACGGTGCAGGAAACGAtagagaagaggagagaagaggCAAAGGATAAAGCTGAGAAGGTGAAGGATCAAAGTAAAGAGAAGAGAAGGCTGTTGAGAAAAGAGAGCATGGAAACTGGGGTGTTCCTTAGAATGTTCGTGCCAATCTCTCTGGGTGGAGGTAGGAGGAAGAGCTCAGGAGGGTCTAATACTTGCGCAAAGGTGTCACCGAGGCCTGTCCTGGCAGAAGCAGAGAAGGGTGGGATTGAAAGGATGAAGGGAGAGTTGTGGAAGAAGAATGATTCCAACGGTAAGGGAAGCAGAAGCAG GAAAATGAATGGCTGCTATGATTTCTTCCTTACAAATAAAAGCCGATCCATGTAA
- the LOC103968400 gene encoding uncharacterized protein LOC103968400 isoform X2 — MITHRQLRRREIPTGNRFSLAKPVPRGRDDHDSYLGDMEHASPAERTTGKLGGTPSQPLWKTMESPMARSADSSPMHKHHNGKQVVPNPGAREIARYRQDMLDMVREMPESAYELTLRDMVETPKIAQTVQETIEKRREEAKDKAEKVKDQSKEKRRLLRKESMETGVFLRMFVPISLGGGRRKSSGGSNTCAKVSPRPVLAEAEKGGIERMKGELWKKNDSNGK, encoded by the exons ATGATCACTCACCGACAACTACGACGACGAGAAATCCCCACCGGCAACCGGTTCAGTCTTGCGAAGCCAGTTCCAAGAGGTAGAGATGATCACGATAGCTACCTAGGTGATATGGAGCACGCTTCGCCGGCAGAAAGAACCACCGGCAAGCTTGGTGGTACTCCTTCACAGCCATTGTGGAAGACCATGGAGTCTCCGATGGCTCGATCGGCTGACAGCTCTCCGATGCACAAGCACCACAACGGTAAGCAAGTAGTTCCGAATCCAGGAGCTCGGGAGATTGCCAGGTACAGGCAGGACATGTTGGATATGGTGAGGGAGATGCCGGAGTCTGCTTATGAACTCACGCTGAGGGATATGGTGGAGACTCCGAAGATAGCCCAGACGGTGCAGGAAACGAtagagaagaggagagaagaggCAAAGGATAAAGCTGAGAAGGTGAAGGATCAAAGTAAAGAGAAGAGAAGGCTGTTGAGAAAAGAGAGCATGGAAACTGGGGTGTTCCTTAGAATGTTCGTGCCAATCTCTCTGGGTGGAGGTAGGAGGAAGAGCTCAGGAGGGTCTAATACTTGCGCAAAGGTGTCACCGAGGCCTGTCCTGGCAGAAGCAGAGAAGGGTGGGATTGAAAGGATGAAGGGAGAGTTGTGGAAGAAGAATGATTCCAACG GAAAATGA
- the LOC135624933 gene encoding transcriptional corepressor SEUSS-like isoform X1 — MVPSGSSTPIGGAQSVTPSLLRSNSGLLGGSQPGLIPSPPPFSSLVSPRTQYSNSGSLLGNMSNVPPLNNSYGNGGPVGGLSGSPMNLQQHGSLVGVADMVGSAEPNPLLFTSSSGQSQGQQQCFQNPSSSQHGPDQPQSQIDAMQNLQQQFSVPQSQQLPLRGGLGSAGRLGPVKLEPQMGPSDQISPPQQLQTFHSIGMVKVEPQQLQSFRSLGPVKMESHHSDPSLFLQQQQQQQQQQQQQQILQLSRQNSQAAAAQMSLLQQQRMLQFQQQQQQQQIVKTLPQQRGQLRQQQLLQHNLPVRPPMRSTVYEPGMCARRLTQYMYHQQHRPQDNNIEFWRKFIAEYFAPSAKKRWCVSLYGSGRQTTGVLPQVWLTTNQDVWHCEICNHKPGRGFETTVEVLPRLFQIKYASGTLEELLYVDMPREYQNASGQIVLDYAKAIQESVFEQLRVVRDGQLRIVFNPDLKISSWEFCARRHEELIPRRVIIPQVSQLGAMVQRYQAAAQNASLPTQDLQNTCNSFVASARQLAKALEVPLVNDLGYTKRYVRCLQISEVVNSMKDLIDYSKETRSGPIDSLNNFPRRTSCSSGLQTQQPQQPEQQQPITQNPNHNDQNSAHATGIQLSAGSSNVVSINNSLNAASSTSTSAATIIGLLHQNSINTRQENQMNTVNSPYGGGNVQIPSASSSNTLAPSQPNPPSPFSSLAPASNNNPTTTSHNAAHLSSINSPASLSTMQQPASQVHETDPNDSQSSVHQILHELMMSSQLNGVNSLGNDMKPINGITPALSVENCLVGHGLSNNSAFSGAGFSGMGGIGLSAAASGMRPGGTNNVMAMNGRVGASHLSQDPTATSHQQQDIGNRLLERIGAVNSFNNLQFDWKSFP, encoded by the exons atggtgCCTTCAGGGTCTTCGACTCCCATTGGCGGGGCTCAATCAGTCACTCCTTCCCTTCTCCGGTCGAATTCTGGGTTGCTTGGGGGATCCCAGCCCGGGTTGATTCCATCACCGCCCCCTTTCTCGTCTCTGGTTTCGCCTCGTACCCAGTACAGCAACAGCGGCAGCTTGCTTGGAAACATGTCCAATGTTCCACCCCTCAACAATTCATATGGAAATGGAGGCCCTGTCGGTGGGCTTTCTGGATCAcccatgaatctccaacagcatggTAGCCTTGTTGGTGTTGCTGATATGGTCGGCTCTGCTGAGCCTAACCCTTTGTTGTTCACATCTTCGTCGGGCCAAAGCCAGGGGCAACAACAGTGCTTCCAGAACCCCTCAAGCAGCCAACATGGTCCAGATCAACCACAGTCTCAAATCGATGCAATGCAAAATTTGCAGCAGCAGTTCTCTGTTCCTCAGAGTCAGCAGCTGCCGCTTCGGGGAGGATTGGGTAGTGCAGGACGATTGGGGCCTGTTAAGTTGGAGCCACAGATGGGTCCCAGTGATCAGATTAGTCCGCCGCAGCAATTGCAAACCTTTCACAGCATTGGTATGGTGAAAGTGGAGCCACAGCAGTTACAGTCCTTCAGAAGCTTGGGTCCTGTAAAAATGGAAAGCCACCATTCAGACCCTTCATTGTTTctccagcagcagcaacaacagcaacagcagcagcaacaacaacagatTTTGCAGTTATCAAGGCAGAATTCTCAGGCTGCAGCTGCACAAATGAGTCTCTTGCAACAGCAACGAATGTTACaatttcagcagcagcagcagcaacagcagattGTCAAAACCCTCCCTCAGCAAAGAGGCCAGTTGCGGCAGCAGCAGCTTCTCCAACACAATCTTCCAGTTAGACCTCCAATGAGATCTACAGTGTATGAGCCAGGAATGTGTGCTCGGAGGTTAACCCAGTATATGTACCATCAGCAGCACCGACCACAG GATAACAACATAGAATTTTGGAGAAAATTTATCGCCGAATACTTTGCACCTAGTGCCAAGAAGAGGTGGTGTGTGTCTCTTTATGGAAGTGGTCGTCAAACTACTGGTGTTCTCCCACAGGTATGGTTAACTACCAATCAG GATGTGTGGCACTGTGAGATATGCAACCATAAACCTGGACGTGGTTTTG AAACTACTGTTGAGGTTTTACCAAGGCTCTTCCAAATTAAATATGCTAGCGGCACCTTAGAAGAACTTCTATATGTAGACATGCCTCGCGAGTATCAAAATGCTTCTGGTCAAATTGTCTTGGATTATGCTAAGGCGATTCAGGAGAGTGTCTTCGAGCAATTGCGAGTGGTGCGTGATGGCCAGCTGCGAATTGTTTTCAACCCTGATTTAAAG ATTTCTTCTTGGGAATTTTGTGCTAGGCGCCATGAAGAGCTTATTCCTCGAAGGGTTATCATTCCACAG GTTAGTCAACTTGGTGCTATGGTGCAAAGGTATCAGGCTGCTGCTCAAAATGCATCATTACCCACACAAGATTTGCAAAACACTTGTAATTC GTTTGTAGCATCAGCTCGCCAATTGGCCAAAGCTTTGGAAGTTCCATTGGTGAACGATTTAGGATATACAAAAAGATATGTTCGTTGCCTTCAG ATATCTGAAGTGGTTAACAGTATGAAGGATTTGATTGATTATAGCAAAGAAACTAGATCTGGACCTATAG ATAGCCTGAATAACTTCCCTCGAAGGACTTCTTGTTCGTCAGGTCTTCAAACTCAGCAACCCCAACAGCCTGAGCAACAGCAACCCATCACCCAGAATCCGAACCATAATGATCAGAACTCTGCTCATGCCACTGGCATACAGCTTTCTGCTGGCAGCAGTAATGTTGTGAGTATCAATAACTCCCTTAATGCTGCTTCATCTACCTCTACATCTGCAGCAACCATTATTGGTCTCCTCCACCAAAATTCTATAAATACCAGGCAAGAAAACCAGATGAACACAGTAAACAGTCCTTATGGTGGTGGGAATGTTCAGATTCCATCCGCCAGTTCATCCAATACATTAGCTCCATCACAACCCAATCCTCCTTcccctttttcttctttggcaCCTGCTTCCAATAACAATCCGACGACAACCTCTCATAATGCTGCTCATCTGAGCTCCATAAATTCACCTGCAAGCTTGTCTACAATGCAACAGCCTGCATCACAGGTTCATGAGACTGatccaaatgattcacaaagctcTGTCCACCAAATTCTGCATGAGCTGATGATGTCCTCGCAGCTAAATGGTGTCAATTCCTTGGGGAATGACATGAAGCCAATTAATGGGATAACGCCTGCATTGAGTGTGGAGAACTGCTTAGTTGGACACGGTTTATCCAACAACTCGGCTTTCAGTGGCGCGGGCTTTTCAGGCATGGGTGGGATTGGTCTGTCTGCTGCTGCTAGTGGGATGCGGCCAGGAGGGACTAATAATGTTATGGCTATGAATGGGAGGGTCGGAGCAAGTCACCTTTCCCAAGATCCCACAGCTACTAGCCATCAACAGCAAGATATTGGAAATCGACTATTGGAAAGAATAGGAGCAGTTAACAGCTTCAATAATCTTCAATTTGATTGGAAGTCCTTTCCTTAA
- the LOC135624933 gene encoding transcriptional corepressor SEUSS-like isoform X2 has translation MVPSGSSTPIGGAQSVTPSLLRSNSGLLGGSQPGLIPSPPPFSSLVSPRTQYSNSGSLLGNMSNVPPLNNSYGNGGPVGGLSGSPMNLQQHGSLVGVADMVGSAEPNPLLFTSSSGQSQGQQQCFQNPSSSQHGPDQPQSQIDAMQNLQQQFSVPQSQQLPLRGGLGSAGRLGPVKLEPQMGPSDQISPPQQLQTFHSIGMVKVEPQQLQSFRSLGPVKMESHHSDPSLFLQQQQQQQQQQQQQQILQLSRQNSQAAAAQMSLLQQQRMLQFQQQQQQQQIVKTLPQQRGQLRQQQLLQHNLPVRPPMRSTVYEPGMCARRLTQYMYHQQHRPQDNNIEFWRKFIAEYFAPSAKKRWCVSLYGSGRQTTGVLPQDVWHCEICNHKPGRGFETTVEVLPRLFQIKYASGTLEELLYVDMPREYQNASGQIVLDYAKAIQESVFEQLRVVRDGQLRIVFNPDLKISSWEFCARRHEELIPRRVIIPQVSQLGAMVQRYQAAAQNASLPTQDLQNTCNSFVASARQLAKALEVPLVNDLGYTKRYVRCLQISEVVNSMKDLIDYSKETRSGPIDSLNNFPRRTSCSSGLQTQQPQQPEQQQPITQNPNHNDQNSAHATGIQLSAGSSNVVSINNSLNAASSTSTSAATIIGLLHQNSINTRQENQMNTVNSPYGGGNVQIPSASSSNTLAPSQPNPPSPFSSLAPASNNNPTTTSHNAAHLSSINSPASLSTMQQPASQVHETDPNDSQSSVHQILHELMMSSQLNGVNSLGNDMKPINGITPALSVENCLVGHGLSNNSAFSGAGFSGMGGIGLSAAASGMRPGGTNNVMAMNGRVGASHLSQDPTATSHQQQDIGNRLLERIGAVNSFNNLQFDWKSFP, from the exons atggtgCCTTCAGGGTCTTCGACTCCCATTGGCGGGGCTCAATCAGTCACTCCTTCCCTTCTCCGGTCGAATTCTGGGTTGCTTGGGGGATCCCAGCCCGGGTTGATTCCATCACCGCCCCCTTTCTCGTCTCTGGTTTCGCCTCGTACCCAGTACAGCAACAGCGGCAGCTTGCTTGGAAACATGTCCAATGTTCCACCCCTCAACAATTCATATGGAAATGGAGGCCCTGTCGGTGGGCTTTCTGGATCAcccatgaatctccaacagcatggTAGCCTTGTTGGTGTTGCTGATATGGTCGGCTCTGCTGAGCCTAACCCTTTGTTGTTCACATCTTCGTCGGGCCAAAGCCAGGGGCAACAACAGTGCTTCCAGAACCCCTCAAGCAGCCAACATGGTCCAGATCAACCACAGTCTCAAATCGATGCAATGCAAAATTTGCAGCAGCAGTTCTCTGTTCCTCAGAGTCAGCAGCTGCCGCTTCGGGGAGGATTGGGTAGTGCAGGACGATTGGGGCCTGTTAAGTTGGAGCCACAGATGGGTCCCAGTGATCAGATTAGTCCGCCGCAGCAATTGCAAACCTTTCACAGCATTGGTATGGTGAAAGTGGAGCCACAGCAGTTACAGTCCTTCAGAAGCTTGGGTCCTGTAAAAATGGAAAGCCACCATTCAGACCCTTCATTGTTTctccagcagcagcaacaacagcaacagcagcagcaacaacaacagatTTTGCAGTTATCAAGGCAGAATTCTCAGGCTGCAGCTGCACAAATGAGTCTCTTGCAACAGCAACGAATGTTACaatttcagcagcagcagcagcaacagcagattGTCAAAACCCTCCCTCAGCAAAGAGGCCAGTTGCGGCAGCAGCAGCTTCTCCAACACAATCTTCCAGTTAGACCTCCAATGAGATCTACAGTGTATGAGCCAGGAATGTGTGCTCGGAGGTTAACCCAGTATATGTACCATCAGCAGCACCGACCACAG GATAACAACATAGAATTTTGGAGAAAATTTATCGCCGAATACTTTGCACCTAGTGCCAAGAAGAGGTGGTGTGTGTCTCTTTATGGAAGTGGTCGTCAAACTACTGGTGTTCTCCCACAG GATGTGTGGCACTGTGAGATATGCAACCATAAACCTGGACGTGGTTTTG AAACTACTGTTGAGGTTTTACCAAGGCTCTTCCAAATTAAATATGCTAGCGGCACCTTAGAAGAACTTCTATATGTAGACATGCCTCGCGAGTATCAAAATGCTTCTGGTCAAATTGTCTTGGATTATGCTAAGGCGATTCAGGAGAGTGTCTTCGAGCAATTGCGAGTGGTGCGTGATGGCCAGCTGCGAATTGTTTTCAACCCTGATTTAAAG ATTTCTTCTTGGGAATTTTGTGCTAGGCGCCATGAAGAGCTTATTCCTCGAAGGGTTATCATTCCACAG GTTAGTCAACTTGGTGCTATGGTGCAAAGGTATCAGGCTGCTGCTCAAAATGCATCATTACCCACACAAGATTTGCAAAACACTTGTAATTC GTTTGTAGCATCAGCTCGCCAATTGGCCAAAGCTTTGGAAGTTCCATTGGTGAACGATTTAGGATATACAAAAAGATATGTTCGTTGCCTTCAG ATATCTGAAGTGGTTAACAGTATGAAGGATTTGATTGATTATAGCAAAGAAACTAGATCTGGACCTATAG ATAGCCTGAATAACTTCCCTCGAAGGACTTCTTGTTCGTCAGGTCTTCAAACTCAGCAACCCCAACAGCCTGAGCAACAGCAACCCATCACCCAGAATCCGAACCATAATGATCAGAACTCTGCTCATGCCACTGGCATACAGCTTTCTGCTGGCAGCAGTAATGTTGTGAGTATCAATAACTCCCTTAATGCTGCTTCATCTACCTCTACATCTGCAGCAACCATTATTGGTCTCCTCCACCAAAATTCTATAAATACCAGGCAAGAAAACCAGATGAACACAGTAAACAGTCCTTATGGTGGTGGGAATGTTCAGATTCCATCCGCCAGTTCATCCAATACATTAGCTCCATCACAACCCAATCCTCCTTcccctttttcttctttggcaCCTGCTTCCAATAACAATCCGACGACAACCTCTCATAATGCTGCTCATCTGAGCTCCATAAATTCACCTGCAAGCTTGTCTACAATGCAACAGCCTGCATCACAGGTTCATGAGACTGatccaaatgattcacaaagctcTGTCCACCAAATTCTGCATGAGCTGATGATGTCCTCGCAGCTAAATGGTGTCAATTCCTTGGGGAATGACATGAAGCCAATTAATGGGATAACGCCTGCATTGAGTGTGGAGAACTGCTTAGTTGGACACGGTTTATCCAACAACTCGGCTTTCAGTGGCGCGGGCTTTTCAGGCATGGGTGGGATTGGTCTGTCTGCTGCTGCTAGTGGGATGCGGCCAGGAGGGACTAATAATGTTATGGCTATGAATGGGAGGGTCGGAGCAAGTCACCTTTCCCAAGATCCCACAGCTACTAGCCATCAACAGCAAGATATTGGAAATCGACTATTGGAAAGAATAGGAGCAGTTAACAGCTTCAATAATCTTCAATTTGATTGGAAGTCCTTTCCTTAA